GCGACCGGTGACGATGCGCTTCGCGTCAGAAGGCCAGCCATCGCCGGCATAGGCTTCCAGACGCCGCAGGAAGACCTCCATCAGATCCTCGAACTGGAAGCGGCGGGCATGGACGAGGGTGCCCTGAAAAAGCGCCGAAGCAGCAAACGTCTTGATCGACTGAAGGAAGCGGCACTCACCGGGATTGTCGATGAATTGCCGGATGGCGGCCTGTCCTGCCTCGACCTTCAGGGCGCGTGCGCCGAGCTGGGCATCCTTCATGAAGGACAGCGCAGTGCGCATGCTGTCGGTCTCGCCGGCCGCCGAGGTGAAGGACACCGATTGCGTCGTGCCATCCGCATCCGCAAGCGCCATCACCGTATTGGTCGTGCCGAAATCAAGCCCCAGCGCGTGAGCCATCGCCGCCGCTCCCTTTTGATCTGTCTGTCTCTGGAATCGGGCGTTGCCCGAACGTGAAAAGGGGCGCAGTCGATGCGCGCCGCAATGAAGAGCGCGCCTAATGGCATGGATGACGGGACGAAGGCAAGGCCCTTCGGGTCAGGCAATCGCCTCTTTCGTTTCCTGCGCCATTGCCATTATCCAGGTACTGAAAGCCTGCATGGCGGGCGTCATGCTGCGCGATTTCAGCCGGGTCAGCCAGTAGCAGCCCTTGGAGACATGGATCGGAAAGGGTTGCTCGATAGCACCGCTGGCAAGATGACGGGAAAACATCAGCGGCGGTGCCAGCGCTACACCCGCGCCCTGCAGCGCGGCTTCCACCATGATGATCGAGGAATCGAAGACGGGGCCGCGAATCTGTGGTGGGCCGACCCCGGCCGCCTCGAACCATTCCGGCCATTCGTCGTGGCGGTAGGAGCGCAGCAGGCTCTGGCGGGCGACGTCTTCGGGCTTTTCAAGCAGGCGGGCGATTTGTGGAATGCAAAGCACCGAAAGCGGCGCTTCGAACAGGGCCTCCGCCTCGATGTCGTGCCATGCGCCGTTGCCGAAACGGATGGTGTAATCGAGCCCTTCGGCGGCGATGTCGACCCGGTTGTTGTTGGTTGAGAGCCGGATGTCGACATAAGGGTGCAGTCGCCGGAAGTCGGCAAAGCGGGGCAGAAGCCATCCCACGGCAAATGTCCCGACGGCGCCGATGGCGAGCACCTCCT
The window above is part of the Rhizobium sp. ACO-34A genome. Proteins encoded here:
- a CDS encoding LysR family transcriptional regulator, giving the protein MVRPHLPLNALRAFEAAARHLSFTRAAIELCVTQAAVSHQVKLLEQRLGVTLFRRLPRGLLITEEGQALLPSLQESFDRMADMLERFQGGHVQEVLAIGAVGTFAVGWLLPRFADFRRLHPYVDIRLSTNNNRVDIAAEGLDYTIRFGNGAWHDIEAEALFEAPLSVLCIPQIARLLEKPEDVARQSLLRSYRHDEWPEWFEAAGVGPPQIRGPVFDSSIIMVEAALQGAGVALAPPLMFSRHLASGAIEQPFPIHVSKGCYWLTRLKSRSMTPAMQAFSTWIMAMAQETKEAIA